One Rouxiella sp. S1S-2 genomic window, CAGGAGGATTTTTTTTGCCCTATAAATACCCCCTCTGCAAACCCCCAACAGTATGAACGGTCACTAAATCAACAACATATTGATTCGTATGAGAAAACCATAAACATATCTAAACAAAATTAATCATTGAGCTGGGACCTAAAAAGCCATATATTGGCCGCGCTTTTTCACAGCCTTTTTTTTTAATTCAATGATTCAATCGGGACGTTAGTGATAACCCCGGTTGTAGGAGAGATATGATGACGGATAAAGTCCGTATTGATACTTTAGGTGCTAATTCATTTAATGGAAACAATGAAACCTATTTGGCGCGCCAAGCTGAATTTGAATCGAATGTTAGGAGTTATCCACGCAAGCTGCCGTTAGCCATTGCTAAAGCGCTCGGCGTTTGGATTACCGACGTTGAGAATAATCAATATCTTGATTGCCTGGCCGGTGCGGGAACGCTGGCTCTTGGACACAATCATCCTGACGTATTGCAAAGCATCCAAAATGTCATTACTAGCGGCTTGCCGTTACATACGCTTGATCTGACGACGCCGTTGAAAGATGAGTTTTCAGCTTACCTGCTTTCTTTGCTGCCAGGTCAGGGTAAAGAGTACTGCCTGCAGTTCACCGGTCCTTCCGGCGCCGATGCAGTTGAAGCTGCACTGAAGTTGGCTAAAAAACACACTGGCCGTTCTAGCGTGATAAGCTTCTCCGGCGGCTATCATGGCATGACGCACGGCGCACTGGCGGTAACAGGCAATCTGTCACCGAAAGAAGCAGTGAACGGCATGATGCCAGAAGTGCAGTTTATGCCTTATCCGCACGTTTACCGTTGCCCGCTGGGCATTGGCGGCGACGCTGGCGTTAAAGCATTGACCTACTATTTCGAAAACCTGATCAACGATGTTGAAAGCGGCGTCCGCAAACCTGCAGCCGTCATTCTCGAAGCCGTTCAGGGCGAGGGCGGTGTAAACCAGGCCCCTGTCGAGTGGCTGCAACGCATTCGTAAAGTGACTCAGGAACACGGCATTCTGCTGATCCTCGACGAAGTTCAGGCTGGATTCTGCCGTACCGGTAAATTCTTTGCCTTTGAACACGCGGGCATCGAGCCAGACATTATCGTAATGTCTAAAGCCGTGGGCGGTGGTTTGCCACTTGCTGTTCTGGGTATCAAGAAGCAGTTCGACGCTTGGGAACCAGGTCATCACACCGGTACTTTCCGGGGTAACCAACTGGCTATGGCAACCGGCCTGACGACATTGCAACACCTCAAAGACAACAAGATTGCCGATAAAGTTGCCGCTCAGGGTGAGTGGTTGACCGGCAAGCTGACCGAGCTGCAGAAACGTTATCCGGTGATAGGTAACATTCGCGGTCCGGGTCTGATGGTAGGCATCGAAATTGTGAAACCTGAAGAAGCGCAGGATCACATGGGTTGCTACCCGGCCGATGGTCAATTGTCTGCACTGCTGCAGAAGAAGTGTTTCGAAGCAGGGCTTATTCTTGAGCGCGGCGGACGCAACGGTTGTGTTCTGCGCCTGTTGCCTTCGTTGCTGATTACCAACGACGAGTTGGGTATTTTCCTGGACAAATTTGAGCAGGCGCTGTTAGCGGCCGGCGTCAAACCTGTCTAAGTGGAGCGATTGACCGAGATGTCCAAGTTAAACCCGATCCTGGCGGCCTCCGCGCAAAGCACCGAGGCATACCAGCAGGCGATCGCCCAGAGTAGTGAAGCCGTAGTGCAGTGGCTGCAGCAGCCCGAGATGTATCAGGGTAAAACCGTTGCCGAACTGCGCGAACGCATCACGCTGGACTTCAATCCTCAGGGCCTGGGCAACCAGGCCGCTATTGAGCGTGCGATTGAGTACTTTTTAAAAGACAGCCTGTCGGTGCATCACCCACAGTGCGTCGCACACTTACACTGCCCAAGCCTGGTGATAAGCCAGGCTGCAGAAGTGTTGATCAATGCGACTAACCAGAGCATGGACTCCTGGGACCAAAGCCCGTCAGCGACCATCATTGAGATGAAGCTGGTCGAATGGCTGCGTACTCAGGTGGGTTACCAGCCTGGCGATGCTGGTGTGTTCACCAGCGGTGGCACGCAGAGCAACCTGATGGGCCTGATGCTGGCGCGTGACGCCTTCTTTGCGCGTCAGGGACACTCAGTGCAGCAGGACGGCCTGATCGGCGACCTGAAAAAAATCAAAGTATTCTGTTCTGAAAATGCCCACTTCTCGGTGCAGAAGAACATGGCTTTGATGGGCCTCGGCTACCAGTCTGTAACGCTGGTCAAAACAGACCGCTTTGCCCGCATGGACCTGAACGATCTGGCCGAAAAAGTCGCCATGGCGCAGGCCAACGGCGAGCAGATTTTAGCGATTGTCGCGACGGCCGGTACCACTGATGCGGGTGCTATCGATCCCCTGCGCGCTATCGCCACGCTGGCGGCAGAGCACGGTATTTGGGTGCACGTCGATGCGGCTTGGGGCGGCGCGTTGCTGCTTTCAGAAAAGTATCGCGATTATCTGGACGGCATTGAGCTGGTGGACTCCATCACTCTGGACTTCCACAAGCAGTTCTTCCAGACCATCAGCTGCGGTGCATTCCTGTTGAAAGAAGCCCGTCACTACGAGTTGATGCGCTATCAGGCGGCGTACCTGAACTCCGAGTTTGATGAAGCTCAGGGCGTACCAAACCTGGTATCCAAATCTCTGCAGACCACGCGTCGTTTCGATGCGTTGAAACTGTGGATGGGTCTGGAAGCGCTGGGACAGAAGCAATATGCCGAGATTATTGACCACGGCGTTACGCTGGCTCAGCAGGTAGCTCATTACGTGACGGAACAGCCTTCAATGGAACTGGTGATGCAGCCGCAGTTGGCCAGCGTACTGTTCCGTTCTCGCCCGCTGCAGTTGGCTGGTGCAGATGATGCGGCCGTCGCGTTGTTAAATCAGAAGATTGGTGATGCATTGCTGGAATCCGGACGTGCCAACGTTGGCGTGACCGAGTCTAACGGCGTGACCTGTCTGAAAGTGACACTGTTGAACCCGACCGTTACGCTGCAGGACATCATTGTCTTGCTGACGCTGGTAGATGAAACTGCACAGCAATTGCTGGCCGTTTAATCGCGTCGTCCTGTGCTAACGCGCAGTAAAAAGCCGATAACACTCAAATGTTATCGGCTTTTTTATTGCCACTGCCTGCATGTTTTATTGACGCTTATAAAGCGCCAATAAAACTAGTCTTTATCAATCGGCGTATTGCTGATTGATGAGAGATAGTTGAGCAGGGCAATATCATTTTCAACGCCCAGTTTCATCATCGCTGATTTTTTCTGGCTGCTGATGGTTTTGATGCTGCGGTTCAGCTTGCGGGCAATCTCGGTTACCAGGAAGCCTTCGGCGAAGAGACGCAGTACTTCACTCTCTTTGGGTGATAAACGCTTGTCACCGTAGCCGTTGGCGCTGATTTTTTCGAGCAGTTTGGCTACGCTGTCAGGGGTAAACTTCTTACCTTTTTGCAATGCGGCCAGTGCTTTTGGCAGGTCAGTTGGTGCGCCCTGTTTCAGCACAATCCCTT contains:
- a CDS encoding diaminobutyrate--2-oxoglutarate transaminase, coding for MTDKVRIDTLGANSFNGNNETYLARQAEFESNVRSYPRKLPLAIAKALGVWITDVENNQYLDCLAGAGTLALGHNHPDVLQSIQNVITSGLPLHTLDLTTPLKDEFSAYLLSLLPGQGKEYCLQFTGPSGADAVEAALKLAKKHTGRSSVISFSGGYHGMTHGALAVTGNLSPKEAVNGMMPEVQFMPYPHVYRCPLGIGGDAGVKALTYYFENLINDVESGVRKPAAVILEAVQGEGGVNQAPVEWLQRIRKVTQEHGILLILDEVQAGFCRTGKFFAFEHAGIEPDIIVMSKAVGGGLPLAVLGIKKQFDAWEPGHHTGTFRGNQLAMATGLTTLQHLKDNKIADKVAAQGEWLTGKLTELQKRYPVIGNIRGPGLMVGIEIVKPEEAQDHMGCYPADGQLSALLQKKCFEAGLILERGGRNGCVLRLLPSLLITNDELGIFLDKFEQALLAAGVKPV
- a CDS encoding aspartate aminotransferase family protein, which codes for MSKLNPILAASAQSTEAYQQAIAQSSEAVVQWLQQPEMYQGKTVAELRERITLDFNPQGLGNQAAIERAIEYFLKDSLSVHHPQCVAHLHCPSLVISQAAEVLINATNQSMDSWDQSPSATIIEMKLVEWLRTQVGYQPGDAGVFTSGGTQSNLMGLMLARDAFFARQGHSVQQDGLIGDLKKIKVFCSENAHFSVQKNMALMGLGYQSVTLVKTDRFARMDLNDLAEKVAMAQANGEQILAIVATAGTTDAGAIDPLRAIATLAAEHGIWVHVDAAWGGALLLSEKYRDYLDGIELVDSITLDFHKQFFQTISCGAFLLKEARHYELMRYQAAYLNSEFDEAQGVPNLVSKSLQTTRRFDALKLWMGLEALGQKQYAEIIDHGVTLAQQVAHYVTEQPSMELVMQPQLASVLFRSRPLQLAGADDAAVALLNQKIGDALLESGRANVGVTESNGVTCLKVTLLNPTVTLQDIIVLLTLVDETAQQLLAV
- the rcsB gene encoding response regulator transcription factor RcsB gives rise to the protein MNNMNVIIADDHPIVLFGIRKSLEQIEWVNVVGEFEDSTALINSLSKLDAHVLITDLSMPGDKYGDGITLIKYIKRHYPQLSIIVLTMNNNPAILSSVLDLDIEGIVLKQGAPTDLPKALAALQKGKKFTPDSVAKLLEKISANGYGDKRLSPKESEVLRLFAEGFLVTEIARKLNRSIKTISSQKKSAMMKLGVENDIALLNYLSSISNTPIDKD